A window from Salvia miltiorrhiza cultivar Shanhuang (shh) chromosome 2, IMPLAD_Smil_shh, whole genome shotgun sequence encodes these proteins:
- the LOC131010087 gene encoding uncharacterized protein LOC131010087, translated as MLAKGAKFRSPFCQREISTTKNLTKCEKELGIYAMYKDTRDWKEVLFGFKDTEVNRFNMLSMRTGSPIANDIVNAWAIILNDRENFRSDLSPLRFFASTNLYMDCIEANGISYDNQRSTFFILMTMEIQEYHQNKINLIDMYFFPVYRKGLYYAVCVDLRKGRVFVLDSALDITANEENDIYEEVCNTFKKLLSDLLKYNNEEQKAKIVMNSKMHVVKMKWADPHNTIDTGLYLLRHLEMFMGDASASWKCQFLSTPQRQLRIMRVRYGAAMINWDGNKVKGNIVVQASRVY; from the exons ATGTTGGCGAAAGGAGCAAAATTTCGATCACCATTTTGTCAAAGGGAAATTTCAACAACGAAGAATCTAACCAAATGTGAGAAGGAGTTGGGTATATACGCTATGTACAAAGACACGCGTGATTG GAAGGAGGTATTGTTCGGATTCAAAGATACAGAGGTTAATCGTTTTAACATGCTATCAATGAGGACGGGTTCCCCAATAGCGAATGATATTGTGAACGCGTGGGCAATTATACTGAACGATAGAGAAAATTTTCGATCAGATTTGTCTCCATTGCGATTTTTTGCCAGTACCAATTTATAT ATGGACTGTATTGAAGCCAATGGAATATCATACGACAATCAGAGATCCACATTCTTTATTTTGATGACCATGGAGATACAAGAGTACCaccaaaacaaaataaaccTCATAGATATG TACTTTTTCCCAGTATACAGAAAAGGTTTATACTATGCCGTGTGTGTGGATCTTCGGAAGGGACGTGTGTTTGTGTTGGATAGTGCACTGGACATTACTGCTAATGAAGAAAATGACATATATGAGGAAGTGTGCAATACTTTT AAAAAACTTTTGTCGGATTTACTAAAATACAATAATGAAGAGCAGAAAGCAAAGATAGTGATGAATTCAAAGATGCATGTTGTGAAGATGAAATGGGCAGATCCACATAACACTATAGATACTGGCTTGTATCTACTGAGGCATTTGGAGATGTTTATGGGCGACGCGAGTGCTAGTTGGAAGTGTCAGTTCTTATCGACACCGCAAAGACAGTTGCGGATAATGCGTGTACGTTATGGTGCGGCAATGATCAATTGGGATGGCAATAAAGTGAAAGGGAATATTGTGGTTCAAGCATCAAGAGTTTATTAG